From Anastrepha obliqua isolate idAnaObli1 chromosome 3, idAnaObli1_1.0, whole genome shotgun sequence:
ACGGCCatcattttagtaaaaaatcgtGCCGGTACATTAATTCCTTGTCGCGCTATTTTAGACTCTGCGTctcaattaaatttcattacatCCCGGTTAGCAAATCAACTTCAACTTCGGTCTCATCATTCACCAGTTTCAGTATCTGGCATTGGAGAATCGAGTCTCAATGCAGACAGATGCGTCGACATATTTGCCCAAGCGCAAGATGGTCGGTTTTCGACATCGTTCACAGCTTTAATAACACAAAGAATAACAGAATATCAGCCGAATTTTGATATCAGCATTGAGGGGTGGAACATACCAAACAACATTAACTTAGCTGACCCGTCATTCTTTAAAGCAAATCGTATTGATGTTTTGATCGGTGCGGAATTATTCTATGATTTAATTTGCGTTGGACAATTTAGAATTGCTGATCACCTACCAACACTGCAAAAAACTAAGTTGGGCTGGGTGGTTTCTGGAGGCGTATCACATATCagtaataaattaataactCTTTCGTCATTTAGAAATTTAACACCGCCACATGATAGCATTAATACACTTTCAAACATTGTTAAACGCTTTTGGGAGATCGAAAATGGTTTCGATTCTACTCCAGCATTATCGGAAGAGGACGCTTTTTGTGAGCAGCATTTCGTACAAAATTTTCGTCGTTTGCCTTCAGGGGACTACTCAGTTAGACTGCCACCTAAAACCGATCTTGATGCTCTTGGTGATTCGCATTATCTTGCTTTACGTAGATTCAGGGCGCTAGAAAGAAAACTCCAAAAGGATGAATCCACAAAACTTTTGTATTCGGCGTTTATGCAGGAGTACAAGGATCTTGGTCATATGTCGCTGGCATCATTTCAAGCAGACAAACCAGTTTACTACTTACCGCATCACTGCGTTAAAAAGCAAGACAGTACCACAACAAAACTTCGCGTGGTTTTTGATGGGTCCGCTAAAACTTCTTCGGGGTATTCGTTAAACGATTTGTTGCTACCAGGGCCAATCATTCAGCCAAAACTTTTTAATATCTTGCTTCGCTTTAGACTTTTCAAAGTTGCACTACTTGGCgacatatgtaaaatgtatcgCTGCATTAAAATGAGTAGCCCTGATGACCAGTTGCAGTGCATTCTTTGGCGCGATGACCCATCTGAGCAAATCAAGACATACAAGTTAAACACGGTCACATATGGAACGAGGCCTGCTGCTTTCCTAGCTATTCGGGCTATGCATCAGCTTACATTTGATGAGGAGGAATCATTTCCAGTCGGCGCTAAAATCATTCGAAGAGATTTTTACGTGGATGATTTGATATCTGGTGGCGATTCAATCGAGGAGGTCATACAAATGAAGCAAGAGATCAGGCAGCTACTTCTACGAGGAGGCTTTCCAATTCGAAAATGGTGTTCTAATGAAGTTGATGTGTTGAAAGATGAAGACGAAAGTAATTGcgaaaaattcataaagtttCATGATGGTACAGATGTGACGAAGGCACTTGGCCTTGTGTGGGAACGTATCTCAGACAACTTTCTATTCAGTTtcacaccaattttgaattccCAGAAAATTACAAAGCGATCTATTCTTTCAGTCATAGCGCGGTTCTACGATCCACTTGGCTTAATATGCCCAGTTATCACAAAGCTGAAGATCTTTATGCAAGCCTTATGGAAGGAAAAACTGGTTTGGGACGAAAGCCTGCCGCAATCGCTACAGTCCATTTGGTTAGACTTGTGTGGTCAACTTTCATTCGTTAGCAATCTTCATTTTCCACGATACGTGCTTGCACTGCAAGCCCGCGTTCAAATACATGCCTTTTGTGATGCTAGTTTATCCGCTTATGGTGCTTGTGTTTACACACGCGTTGAAAAGCACGGCGTCAACAAAATACATCTTCTATGTTCCAAGTCCAGAGTTGCACCTTTGAAGTCGATCACGGTTCCGAAACTCGAGTTGTCTGCTGCGTTGTTGTTAGCGGAATtggtttcaaatattttggaaaatagccAACTATCATATGAGTGCCATTGTTGGTCGGATTCAATGGTTGTATTGTCGTGGCTACGATCTGCTCCCAGTAATTTTAACATATTCGTATCAAATCGCGTAGCTAAAATACAATCGCTTACATCAGGTATGACCTGGCATCACGTTCCAACCGAACTGAATCCTGCGGATATTCTTTCGCGCGGCTGCACTCCAAAAGATCTTCTAAATAACACCCTTTGGGCTAATGGACCTTCATTCCTCCAATTTGATTCAGCGCATTGGCCAAGCAATATGGATTTCTTATCTAATCTTCCAGAAAGACGGCGCCATGTTTTAATTGCTGCAACTCAAATCGATGAAACTTACGATTGCAAGTtccaaaattctttcagcaaGTTACAGCGCGTGTTTGCGTACGTTTACAAATTTTACCACATTAAATCAAAACGAACTTTACCATCAGCTGGATTTCTCACAGTCGACGACATTAAAGGTGGTACACTGCTGCTAATCAGGCATATCCAACAAGTGCACTTCGCATCAGAATACAAAGTACTGAAAGAAAACAAACAGTTGCCTTCCTGCAACCATTTACTGTCACTCAATCCATTTATCGACGACTTTGGTTCATTACGCGTTGGAGGGCGGCTCTATAATTCGAATTTAGAATTCGAGGCAAAACACCCACTTTTGCTACCTAAGCAGCATCCAGTCACTTCCGCACTCATTGAATTCTATCATCGTAAACTATTGCATGCAGGACCGCAGAGCTTATTAGCATCAATTCGTCAGCAGTTTTGGCCCATTGGTGGACGCAAAACAGTTTCAAAAATCATTAATAAATGCTTGAGGTGCTTCCGCCTTAAGCCCAAGGTACTGCAGCAAATTATGGGTCAACTTCCAACAGACCGCGTGAGACCATCTAGACCTTTTAATACAACAGGTGTTGACTATTGTGGACCACTCCAGTACAAATGTGAGGTGCGCAACCGGCCACCCGTGAAATGCTACGTATGtatctttgtttgtttttcaacgAAAGCATGTCATCTTGAACTTGTCCAAGATTTATCGACGTCATCGTTCATTGCTGCACTCAAACGATTTATCAGCATTAGAGGCAAACCAAGCACTATTTGGTCTGATAACGCTACAAATTTTGTTGGGGCAAAAAATGAGCTAGAAGAGCTGCGAAAACTATTCGCCGATCAAAATCACAATAGAGCAGTAGCTGAAGCTTGCATTGAAAATCAAATAGATTGGAAATTTATTCCTCCCCgccccattttggcggcttatGGGAAGCTGCGGTCAAGTCCGCAAAACTTCATTTCTATCGCACCGTTGGCGTCTCTATTTTAACCTTCGATGAGCTTCGCACTCTCATTTGTGAAATTTCTGCTATTTTAAATTCTCGTCCCCTTTGTCCAATTACAGAAAATCCAGACGATCTTGACGTGCTTACACCAGCGCACTTTCTCATTGGTGGGTCATTTACAGCCATAGAAGAACCAATTGTTACGCATCTAAATATGAACCGTCTAAGCCGGTGGCAGCGAATTTGTCAGATGCAGCAAATCTTTTGGCAAAGGTGGAGCACTGTGTATCTATTATTACTGCAAGAGAGGTCTAAGTGGCGAAACCCTATGGCAAACATACAACAAGGTGCTATGGTGCTTTTAAAGGATGACAATCAACCGCCTTTAAAATGGAGTTTGGGTCGGGTTGAACACACCTTCAGTGGCGCTGACGGATATGTTAGAGCAGCAATCATTAAAACAGCAAATGGGCCAGTAAAACGAGCTATAACTAAGATTGCAGCACTTCCGGTTGAAACAGATTTGGTTGAAAGCCTACACCTTCCAACGGGGGGAGTATGTATGCAGCAGGAATCTGCATAAACCCCCATTTAGTTTAAGTTATAGAAAATACTTTGTATTATTTACAGGCATTCTTTCTTTGTTATACCTACAGGCATTCCTTCTAAAATAACAGTAGAAACATCCGATCTCTGTAACCGTACCAAAAAttagcatgtacatacatataatgttgttatcatatttgtttttccatctgTATTTTTCGTTAAGCTAACAGTGCCTGCTTTGCAGATTTGATACTATAAATAAGGTTGCGAAAATACATTGCACCCTCTTCTACTTGGTGCGTGAACAAATCCACACATTGTTTTTCActcggaaaaaataattaacaggaTTAAGAAAATACTTAATTCCTCATAAcaaagggtgcaactggttttttgcaattatctcatgaatttcgaaagttacgaaaattttgtagaaatacttttttgtagataataacattatctacaactttcattcaaaacgttttattgtaaaattaataataaaaaagttataaacaaaattacgcgaaaaattaagggatgcattgttttaaagcgtaataaccttttttttattgattttatggaaaatatacctcagagcttttttatagagcattcttttgtgaacatttttgtctataagttttttccgctatctttatttagtcgtatgattttgagctgctaagcggagcaaccaatacattagcgaagcgcgtacatgattacacaggccgacaaaatttaaccaacattcagacccagaaaccagactatatatttccaaaggtttatgatgtGCTAAATCCAAATCcatggcctcagaattgctctatcagctctggttttcgagatatcctaacctaaaagtgcaaaaaacaccatttttgcccatatttgaggttatgtagccttgcagatgttttctttcaccaaaattaaaggatggcatctttaaatacaatccttcttttttcaaatggcgttttgtttgctcaaatatcattttttttcgcagagatatcgcattttgaaattttcgagTTGTGCATCCGGATAACAGTACAGCCTTGATACAGCAGTTGCTGCATCTCCAAACTTTATTGAGTGCAAGTAAAGCACGAACCGCATAAATAATGCGAGACGTGCTTTACTTGCACTCAATAAAGTTTGGAGATGCAGCAACTGCAGTATCAAGGCTGTGCTGTTATCCGGATGCACAACTTGGAACCGGACGCAGGCAACAAGTCGCAAGCTCCAACTTTTTATCAACCGATGCTTACGACAAATACAGCCGATTTCCTGGCCAAACAGTATTTCAAAAGAAGCGCATTTGTTACACATAAACACCAGCCAAGTCGAAATAGAAATTCGGAACAGAAAAACGACTTGGCAAGACCTCATTCCATGCCGGCCAAGCAACGAGATTGCCGGCACTGTGTTAAACTGGAAGGCACAAGGGCAATACTGATGGGGACCTCAAAGAAATACCAAAAAGGTATTGGATGAAAACCAAGCATCCTGGGACTAAGCTAAAACCTTAGCCAAAAATAGAGTTAAATGGAAAAAACTTATACATGTCCTTTATTcatacatttaaaaacaaaaaatagggaAACCTGAAGAAGTCTAAATTTTAACATTCTTTACAACATGCTTGTTTTGGAAGACCCTTTAATTATCTGTATGGCTTACAGTTTTCTGAGTAATCTTGAATTCCAGCGTAATGTCGGTTCAATTCGACGATATCCATGATTTAAAGAGCATAGCCGACCAGAACAGATTCATTGATATTGTTCCTTTGCTGTTGCATATTCTACTGAATTGAGTTAAcaagcagcataaatatttttggttgccTGCTTTAATTCTTCACCCTGGACGTAGTAGTACTGAATAATTTATCGAATATTCCACTTTTCTACCTTTAGTTCGGAATACTTTAATACACAGCTGACTTCActaaatacaaatgtaaaaaatataaaataggaGGCAATTAGTAGACATATCTACCAGCAATTATTGCTCATGAATATTCAATTAGGAAACAAATTGAACTTTAAATGCAttgattaattattaatttattactgaattaacaaatatttgcaCTTTAGGCAATGGAATTATCTAATTGCAACAATTGGCGTAAAACAccaattacatatattaaaatacat
This genomic window contains:
- the LOC129242034 gene encoding uncharacterized protein LOC129242034; the encoded protein is MPKECKSSDENPGVAGEIAFYKKEGNAFQRQLDNLNSFLTNEQLKNLDEAELSARLKHAERLQANFENARSTLRRLDRKEFESDADEIFSKVYIEVEAKINRWLNTKHKSSGAHSSTLRQFSWDDITPQQLQRRSRLPELKIPVFCGSYLDWPSFFSTFTSAIDKDVEMSKLEKMQYLITSLSDAALDTVRSLEPSEENYDKALDLLKVRFDNKLLHFQAHIKAIFGLQSMEMGASDGLRKLSDQVNAHLRALQTLATTEDIYNGLLIHLITSKLDRQTHEKWEENLSAHKLPTWTDMSTFLERRCRMMENLENAMVIQAPSKQVKNIVSQAKSKASVLVTVGGGKPTPLCIFCESKEHFITGCTSFLNLSPNLRYKEAKKFHLCLNCLRKGHTIKQCKSGNCRYCQAKHNTLLHLNGKQDSVPKPIVASPVTNSQVTTSQSALLTSLVASPKPLASENVSNNCVLLATAIILVKNRAGTLIPCRAILDSASQLNFITSRLANQLQLRSHHSPVSVSGIGESSLNADRCVDIFAQAQDGRFSTSFTALITQRITEYQPNFDISIEGWNIPNNINLADPSFFKANRIDVLIGAELFYDLICVGQFRIADHLPTLQKTKLGWVVSGGVSHISNKLITLSSFRNLTPPHDSINTLSNIVKRFWEIENGFDSTPALSEEDAFCEQHFVQNFRRLPSGDYSVRLPPKTDLDALGDSHYLALRRFRALERKLQKDESTKLLYSAFMQEYKDLGHMSLASFQADKPVYYLPHHCVKKQDSTTTKLRVVFDGSAKTSSGYSLNDLLLPGPIIQPKLFNILLRFRLFKVALLGDICKMYRCIKMSSPDDQLQCILWRDDPSEQIKTYKLNTVTYGTRPAAFLAIRAMHQLTFDEEESFPVGAKIIRRDFYVDDLISGGDSIEEVIQMKQEIRQLLLRGGFPIRKWCSNEVDVLKDEDESNCEKFIKFHDGTDVTKALGLVWERISDNFLFSFTPILNSQKITKRSILSVIARFYDPLGLICPVITKLKIFMQALWKEKLVWDESLPQSLQSIWLDLCGQLSFVSNLHFPRYVLALQARVQIHAFCDASLSAYGACVYTRVEKHGVNKIHLLCSKSRVAPLKSITVPKLELSAALLLAELVSNILENSQLSYECHCWSDSMVVLSWLRSAPSNFNIFVSNRVAKIQSLTSGMTWHHVPTELNPADILSRGCTPKDLLNNTLWANGPSFLQFDSAHWPSNMDFLSNLPERRRHVLIAATQIDETYDCKFQNSFSKLQRVFAYVYKFYHIKSKRTLPSAGFLTVDDIKGGTLLLIRHIQQVHFASEYKVLKENKQLPSCNHLLSLNPFIDDFGSLRVGGRLYNSNLEFEAKHPLLLPKQHPVTSALIEFYHRKLLHAGPQSLLASIRQQFWPIGGRKTVSKIINKCLRCFRLKPKVLQQIMGQLPTDRVRPSRPFNTTGVDYCGPLQYKCEVRNRPPVKCYRTNGNGNNNNQRIRYAATAITTICKYE